In the Uranotaenia lowii strain MFRU-FL chromosome 1, ASM2978415v1, whole genome shotgun sequence genome, AACGGAGTAAATGAAAATGTACGTAATCGCCATCCAGAACTTGGTCCGGGCCACGATCAGTTCCACACCAACGCAGAAGGCTATGACATATTTGTGGGCTGCAACTGCACCAAACATGTACCACACGGTACTGGGAGAGCTCTCAAGACCCACAGCAAGCCCCTCGAAGAGCTCATGGACCGAAAGGGCGAGCACGATCAGGAGGCCACGCAGGTTTCCTATTATAGACCCGTCCGTCTCCGTTGGCGGCAAATGATGATGCACATGATGATCGTGCGGATGTCGAGTGCTGGAAACAACCGAATCACGACCGTTGGCCGGGATTCCCCGCTTCTGGTTTTCCAAATCGTTCGCAATCAGATCAGCTGTCGAAATGCTGCCATTGCGAATATCGCTGTTTTTCTTGCGCATAATTATGCTTTCTCGTGCGTTCGTTCCACGCATAATCGCTCCACCGGCCACTTCAAGCTCATTAAATTTTGCCTCGTTCAGCCGGCGTTCATGCCGATGCAGGTAAAGATGTACCAACTCTTCGACCAGGTAAATGGTGAAAAACCCAGCGCAAAGCAAAAATTCTCCCAGACTGAAGCTCAGTTTCATCATGAGCCCTTGCTCGGTTAGCTCGCGAATCGTGTGGTTGATTTCGGGAAGCAAATGTTGAAAGGTGGTACACAACAGGGCACCTCCTCCGAACGACAACAGAATCGACACCACTAGACTGGCCTTGGCATTCGTGAGGTCCGTCCACTTGAACCATTTCGCGAGCTTAAAGGGCACACAACCACTGATCATGCTGACGGCAAATAGAACTGCCATTGCCGTGGCCTTTGCCGCCAGCGTCGATTCACTGTCCCCATCTTCGTGCGCATCCACCCGGCCATGAACATGATCATGGTCATGATCATCCATCACCCTATCAACGACCTCCAAGAGATTCCTTGCCGTTACATTGAGCGCCATCGCCATCGATTTTACCCCCCTTTCACTACTGCACAGAAACACCGGATAATATGCAGGCAACAAATTCTTTGTTCTAAGTAATTAGCGCACTCGTACTGCTGCCACAGATACACTATTTTTCCCGCTTCACGACACCCACTCCGAACGCTCTCGATCTCGAGACAAGTTCTCGATCGGATCGAATGTAAAAACCGACTAACCGGGCCAACTATCCACCGAGAGCGTCTTATAGAATCATCGATCGAAAACCAACTGgatacgacgacgacgaagagcTGATGATTGTTTAAGTGTGTACTGCTGCACACCGAAAGGTATCATCAAGAGAGAACCCAAGACGACTCTCCCCGGTCTCGGTTCCAACAGCAGAAAGCGTCGGCACCGGTTGACTTGACTACCTGCCTAACTAACGGATTGATGGATCCAAGACAGGTAGATTGCGCT is a window encoding:
- the LOC129738456 gene encoding zinc transporter ZIP1 isoform X1, which translates into the protein MAMALNVTARNLLEVVDRVMDDHDHDHVHGRVDAHEDGDSESTLAAKATAMAVLFAVSMISGCVPFKLAKWFKWTDLTNAKASLVVSILLSFGGGALLCTTFQHLLPEINHTIRELTEQGLMMKLSFSLGEFLLCAGFFTIYLVEELVHLYLHRHERRLNEAKFNELEVAGGAIMRGTNARESIIMRKKNSDIRNGSISTADLIANDLENQKRGIPANGRDSVVSSTRHPHDHHVHHHLPPTETDGSIIGNLRGLLIVLALSVHELFEGLAVGLESSPSTVWYMFGAVAAHKYVIAFCVGVELIVARTKFWMAITYIFIYSVVSPIGIGIGMLLSNGPSSDDMQVVSVILQGLASGTLLYVVFFEILSKDRSGLLQYLAVFVGFFFMFGVQFFTHGHGHSHGHGGGAGNDDDHDHDHDHDHH